The following are from one region of the Novosphingobium aureum genome:
- a CDS encoding Do family serine endopeptidase: MEESKDVKPVRYAYGLTTALLLGGATLSLATGYPAGAQVAQNEASKMATMVPRSGAPDSFADLTEQLAPSVVNISTRQRIQVQQQNNPFAGTPFEGLFGGGRGGATPQTREAQSLGSGFVVSADGYIVTNNHVITADGKGEVESITVTTTDGTEYPAKLVGKDAASDLAVLKVSRDKPFPFVKFGDSSKSRVGDWIIAIGNPFGLSGTVTQGIISAVYRNTGGGGAYDRYLQTDAAINRGNSGGPMFDMKGQVIGINNAIFSPTGGSVGIGFAIPAETAAPIVQKLIKGEAIERGYLGVRIQPLNDDLAEALGVEKNKGEFIQAVEPDGAAAKAGMKAGDVVIAVNGKEVNRDQTLSFLVANTEPGSRIPLTVLRDGRKITLNATVAKRPTEDELNQAFDPDDDSGSSPFSDQTQDENGVVEKALGVSVMDMTPQIARQLGATDASKGVVIVTVDPSSDAAQKGLRRGMILLVADGKEVNSKADLAAAVNAAKSDKRSAMLVRVQPRGQAPIFVPIRLR; encoded by the coding sequence ATGGAGGAATCAAAGGACGTGAAGCCCGTGCGATACGCTTATGGACTGACCACCGCGCTCCTGCTCGGAGGCGCAACTCTTTCGCTGGCGACCGGCTACCCGGCCGGGGCACAGGTCGCCCAGAACGAGGCCAGCAAGATGGCGACGATGGTCCCGCGCTCGGGCGCGCCGGACAGCTTCGCCGACCTCACGGAGCAGCTCGCGCCTTCGGTCGTCAACATCTCGACCCGCCAGCGCATCCAGGTGCAGCAGCAGAACAACCCCTTCGCGGGCACGCCTTTCGAAGGCCTGTTCGGCGGCGGTCGTGGCGGCGCCACCCCGCAGACGCGCGAGGCGCAGTCGCTGGGCTCGGGCTTCGTGGTCTCGGCCGACGGCTACATCGTCACCAACAATCACGTGATCACCGCCGATGGCAAGGGCGAGGTCGAATCGATCACCGTGACCACCACCGACGGCACCGAATACCCGGCCAAGCTCGTCGGCAAGGACGCGGCATCGGACCTTGCCGTGCTCAAGGTCTCGCGCGACAAGCCCTTCCCCTTCGTCAAGTTCGGCGACAGCTCGAAGTCGCGCGTGGGTGACTGGATCATTGCCATCGGCAATCCCTTCGGCCTGTCCGGCACGGTTACGCAGGGCATCATCTCGGCGGTCTACCGCAACACCGGCGGCGGCGGCGCCTACGACCGCTACCTCCAGACCGACGCAGCGATCAACCGGGGCAACTCGGGCGGCCCGATGTTCGACATGAAGGGCCAGGTGATCGGCATCAACAACGCGATCTTCTCGCCCACCGGCGGCAGCGTCGGCATCGGCTTCGCGATCCCCGCCGAGACTGCGGCACCGATCGTCCAGAAGCTGATCAAAGGCGAGGCGATCGAACGCGGTTACCTTGGCGTGCGCATCCAGCCGCTCAACGACGATCTCGCCGAAGCGCTCGGCGTCGAGAAGAACAAGGGCGAGTTCATCCAGGCGGTCGAGCCCGACGGCGCGGCGGCCAAGGCGGGCATGAAGGCCGGCGACGTCGTGATCGCCGTCAACGGCAAGGAAGTGAACCGCGACCAGACGCTCTCGTTCCTCGTCGCCAATACCGAGCCGGGCAGCCGCATTCCGCTGACCGTCCTGCGCGACGGCCGCAAGATCACGCTTAACGCCACGGTCGCCAAGCGCCCGACCGAAGACGAACTCAACCAGGCCTTCGATCCGGACGACGATTCCGGCTCCAGCCCCTTCTCCGACCAGACGCAGGACGAAAACGGCGTCGTCGAAAAGGCACTCGGCGTCTCGGTCATGGACATGACCCCGCAGATCGCGCGCCAGCTCGGTGCGACCGATGCGTCCAAGGGCGTCGTCATCGTCACCGTCGACCCCAGCTCGGACGCTGCCCAAAAGGGCCTGCGCCGCGGCATGATCCTGCTCGTCGCCGATGGCAAGGAAGTGAACTCCAAGGCCGACCTCGCCGCGGCCGTCAATGCCGCCAAGAGCGACAAGCGCTCGGCAATGCTCGTGCGCGTCCAGCCGCGCGGGCAGGCGCCGATCTTCGTGCCGATCCGCCTTCGCTGA
- a CDS encoding Mrp/NBP35 family ATP-binding protein, which produces MATDEFEALRALLPADAAQRLSSLRLVDGVATLVLDASGLDARQRVALETGVTKVLEREGDINEVRVAMTADREGGAQAGDPGKLAMPRIIAVGSGKGGVGKSTLSVNLAVALARLGLKVGLVDADIYGPSQARLLGTEDEKPVAHDKRLVPIASRWGVPVLSMAHLTKAGQALAWRGPMAAGALTQLLEAHWEDADVLVVDLPPGTGDVQLTILHKFKPAGAVIVSTPQDLALIDATRAVELFAKGKVPVLGLVENMSGYICPHCGEESDPFGCGGAEAEADRLGIAFLGRIPLDIAIRKQSDAGVPVAAGQGAQADAFAALAARVRDSLEAVAPASGGAA; this is translated from the coding sequence ATGGCCACTGACGAGTTCGAGGCCCTGCGTGCCCTGCTGCCTGCCGATGCAGCGCAGCGACTGTCTTCATTGCGCCTCGTCGACGGCGTGGCGACCCTCGTGCTCGATGCGTCCGGGCTCGATGCGCGCCAGCGTGTGGCGCTCGAGACCGGCGTGACCAAGGTGCTCGAGCGCGAAGGCGACATAAACGAGGTGCGCGTCGCCATGACTGCTGACCGTGAAGGCGGTGCTCAGGCCGGGGACCCGGGCAAACTGGCCATGCCGCGCATCATCGCGGTCGGTTCGGGCAAGGGCGGCGTCGGCAAGTCGACGCTCTCGGTCAATCTCGCCGTCGCGCTCGCCCGGCTCGGTCTCAAGGTGGGCCTCGTCGATGCCGATATCTATGGCCCCTCGCAGGCGCGCCTGCTCGGTACCGAGGACGAGAAACCGGTAGCCCACGACAAGCGGCTGGTGCCGATCGCGAGCCGCTGGGGCGTGCCGGTGCTTTCCATGGCGCACCTGACCAAGGCCGGGCAGGCGCTGGCCTGGCGCGGGCCGATGGCGGCGGGTGCACTGACCCAGTTGCTCGAGGCACACTGGGAGGATGCCGACGTGCTGGTCGTCGATCTGCCGCCGGGAACGGGCGACGTGCAGTTGACCATCCTGCACAAGTTCAAGCCGGCGGGCGCGGTGATCGTGTCCACTCCGCAGGACCTCGCGCTGATCGACGCGACGCGGGCAGTCGAGCTCTTCGCCAAGGGCAAGGTCCCGGTGCTCGGGCTGGTCGAGAACATGTCGGGTTACATATGCCCGCATTGTGGCGAGGAGAGTGATCCCTTCGGCTGCGGTGGTGCCGAAGCCGAGGCCGACCGGCTGGGCATCGCATTCCTCGGACGCATTCCGCTCGACATCGCCATTCGCAAGCAGAGCGATGCCGGCGTCCCGGTCGCGGCCGGGCAGGGGGCACAAGCCGATGCCTTTGCCGCGCTTGCCGCCCGGGTGCGCGACAGCCTCGAGGCCGTCGCACCGGCATCGGGGGGCGCTGCCTGA
- the hflC gene encoding protease modulator HflC translates to MDAFKQKYAGLLIALGVVVVALWMSVIIVPEDQQVVIVRGGKPNRVYNAYVPGAPYGATDAGVHFHIPGYERVMRIDKRLLSVDMSQEQVLSTDQQRVNVDAFARYRVTDPIKMIQTARTTENVTQQLMPILSSVVRQELGKRTFTSMLTAERGQAMANIRDLLDSEAQQYGARVVDVRIKRADLPDGAQASAFNRMIASRNEEAKTIQAQGQRDARIIRADAEATAAGIYARSYGKDPSFYDFYRAMQSYDVTFDKDADGSKTLLLAPDNAYLKHFRAP, encoded by the coding sequence ATGGACGCGTTCAAGCAGAAATATGCCGGGCTCCTGATCGCGCTGGGCGTGGTCGTGGTTGCCTTGTGGATGAGCGTGATCATCGTGCCCGAAGACCAGCAGGTCGTGATCGTGCGCGGCGGTAAGCCCAACCGGGTCTACAATGCCTACGTGCCCGGCGCGCCCTACGGTGCGACAGATGCCGGTGTCCACTTCCACATCCCCGGCTACGAGCGGGTCATGCGCATCGACAAGCGCCTGCTCTCGGTCGACATGAGCCAGGAACAGGTGCTCTCGACCGACCAGCAGCGCGTCAACGTCGATGCCTTCGCACGCTACCGCGTGACCGATCCGATCAAGATGATCCAGACCGCACGCACCACCGAGAACGTGACGCAGCAGCTCATGCCGATCCTTTCCTCGGTCGTGCGCCAGGAGCTGGGCAAGCGCACCTTCACCTCGATGCTGACCGCCGAACGCGGACAGGCCATGGCGAACATCCGCGACCTGCTCGATTCCGAGGCCCAGCAGTACGGGGCCCGTGTGGTCGACGTGCGCATCAAGCGCGCCGATCTTCCCGACGGCGCGCAGGCCAGCGCCTTCAATCGCATGATCGCCTCGCGTAACGAGGAGGCCAAGACCATCCAGGCCCAAGGCCAGCGCGATGCACGCATCATCCGTGCCGACGCCGAAGCCACCGCGGCCGGCATCTATGCCCGGTCCTACGGCAAGGATCCCTCTTTCTACGACTTCTACCGCGCGATGCAGAGCTACGATGTCACCTTCGACAAGGATGCTGACGGATCGAAAACCCTGCTGCTCGCGCCTGACAACGCCTACCTCAAGCACTTCAGGGCCCCCTGA
- a CDS encoding protease modulator HflK: protein MRLIGEAITRAGLAMAGGKSPWGGSNGNSGDSSGDGSNDAPDGEGPAADGEPGSAGDSSPEGGREGPRNPWLPSGGTPPRRSASIEDIFRSRDPRRSGGGGGPRGPGSNFPQMPRRPDGSSWMPMVAGGVVVAFLFFSSFHQLDPGEQGVVTRFGQYSHVIDSGISMTMPWPVDSVKVEDVRSFTVDTIPEGSEEKLMLTSDKNLVDLTYLVRWNIKDLKNYTFRLADPKETVREVAETAMRASIAQISLNEAISGEGRAKVEGDVRQRMQDLLDYYKAGIAIQGVEIKKSDPPAKTKSAFEQVTVAQQDAERDRSNARAWAQQKLAEAEGNAAQFDKVYEEYKLAPEVTKRRMYYETMERVLRNNDTVVAEADGVTPYIPLPEVARKAKAETSEASQQGGQ, encoded by the coding sequence ATGAGATTGATCGGTGAAGCAATCACGCGCGCGGGGCTGGCCATGGCCGGCGGGAAGAGCCCTTGGGGCGGTTCCAATGGCAATTCGGGAGATTCCTCCGGAGACGGGTCGAACGACGCCCCCGACGGCGAGGGCCCGGCGGCGGACGGCGAACCCGGTTCTGCGGGCGACAGTTCGCCCGAAGGCGGCCGCGAAGGCCCGCGCAATCCCTGGCTTCCCAGCGGCGGCACCCCGCCGCGTCGCTCGGCCAGTATCGAGGACATCTTCCGCTCGCGCGATCCGCGCCGTTCCGGCGGGGGCGGTGGTCCGCGCGGCCCTGGCAGCAACTTCCCGCAGATGCCGCGCCGTCCCGACGGTTCCTCTTGGATGCCGATGGTGGCGGGCGGTGTGGTCGTCGCCTTCCTGTTCTTTTCCAGCTTCCACCAGCTCGATCCGGGCGAACAGGGCGTCGTCACCCGCTTCGGCCAGTATTCGCACGTGATCGATTCCGGCATCAGCATGACCATGCCCTGGCCGGTCGACTCGGTGAAGGTCGAGGACGTGCGTTCGTTCACCGTCGACACGATCCCCGAGGGCAGCGAAGAAAAGCTGATGCTGACCAGCGACAAGAACCTGGTCGACCTCACTTATCTGGTGCGCTGGAACATCAAGGACCTCAAGAACTACACGTTCCGACTGGCCGATCCCAAGGAGACCGTGCGCGAAGTGGCAGAGACCGCGATGCGTGCCTCGATCGCACAGATCTCGCTCAACGAGGCGATCTCGGGCGAAGGCCGCGCCAAGGTCGAAGGTGACGTGCGCCAGCGCATGCAGGACCTGCTCGACTACTACAAGGCGGGCATCGCCATTCAGGGCGTCGAGATCAAGAAGTCCGACCCGCCGGCCAAGACCAAATCCGCGTTCGAGCAGGTTACCGTCGCCCAGCAGGACGCCGAGCGCGATCGCTCCAATGCCCGCGCCTGGGCCCAGCAGAAGCTGGCCGAGGCCGAGGGCAATGCCGCGCAGTTCGACAAGGTCTACGAGGAATACAAGCTTGCCCCCGAAGTGACCAAACGGCGCATGTACTACGAGACCATGGAGCGCGTGCTGCGTAACAACGACACGGTCGTCGCCGAAGCCGATGGCGTGACCCCTTACATCCCGCTGCCCGAAGTGGCGAGGAAGGCCAAGGCCGAAACCTCCGAAGCCAGCCAGCAGGGAGGTCAGTGA